From a single Raphanus sativus cultivar WK10039 chromosome 3, ASM80110v3, whole genome shotgun sequence genomic region:
- the LOC130509712 gene encoding uncharacterized protein LOC130509712 — protein sequence MPNYYIWFQHGEGYNYENEASSSNSNFQNEPVDHLHNQHRYHQEEQMVDNYDRVHDMVADAFVAHDDDEVEEPNIDAKKFYEMLDAANQPLYSGCREGLSKLSLAARMMSIKTDHNLPESCMNAWTDLFKEYLPEDNVSADSYYEIQKLVYSLGLPSEMIDVCIDNCMLYWGDDEKLEECRFCKKPRFKPQGRGRNRVPYQRMWYLPITDRLKRLYQSEETAGKMRWHAEHTQTDGEMTHPSDARAWKHFNKIYPQFSSNSRNVYMGLCTDGFSPFGMSGRQYSLWPVFMTPYNLPPDMCMQREFLFLTILIPGPNHPKRSLDVFLQPLIKELKDLWSTGVRTYDCSTKTNFTMRAMLLWTISDFPAYGMLSGWTTHGRLSCPYCNGTTDAFQLKNGRKTSWFDCHRRFLPINHPYRRNRKLFRQKRVVRDTPPPYLTGEQIEQQIDYYGAQETVRCGGNWHVPGNMPDYYGVQHNWHKKSIFWELPYWKDLLLRHNLDVMHIEKNFFENIMNTILNVPGKTKDNQKSRLDLPDICSRPELHIKSNGQVPVPVFRLSSEQKSVLFNWVASAVKFPDGYVSNLSRCVEKGQKFSGMKSHDCHVFMQRLLPFAFAELLPTKVHEALAAIGAFFRDLSTRTLKEDVVEQLHENIPILLCNLEMIFPPSFFDVMEHLAVHLPYEALLRGPVHYGWMYQYERAMKYLKGKAKNLAKVEGSIIAGSLTEETSHFTSYYFAPNVRTRQRAPRRYDDGGVAPTYAVAGVPDIFSQIGRMGGKTKEVWWSSDEDAHSAHTYILLNCEDPFMRYFESLFVSQVQEAIPGISTSEVDKRKDRHFIKWLKSQVEYEDPDYPIWFHELVQGPLAKVTTSPMYFSRGFTFHTYEYGKHRATSNYGICVKGETDFYGILQEIIEVEFPGLLKLKCVIFKCDWFDPVVNRGVRFNKFGVVAVNGGRRYNKFEPFILASQADQVSFLPYPRLRESGISWLAVIKVTPRGRIIGGEEPPLQEEHINEVEEPEQQMEDILLIDPHNHEYEDLPDDTTDDAVEDEFNESDDVSSVEENDDVSE from the exons atgccaaattactatatctggtttcaacatggagaaggttataattatgagaatgaagctagtagtagtaatagcaattttcagaatgaaccggttgatcatttgcataatcaacatagataccatcaggaggagcagatggtagataattatgatagggttcatgatatggtagctgatgcatttgttgctcatgatgatgatgaagttgaagaacctaacatagatgcaaaaaagttttatgaaatgttagatgctgcgaatcagccactttacagtggttgtagagaaggtctctctaaattgtcgttggctgctagaatgatgagtattaaaactgatcataatctacctgaaagttgcatgaatgcatggacagacttgtttaaagagtatttgccggaagacaatgtctctgctgattcttattatgagattcagaaactagtttatagtctggggttgccttctgagatgatagacgtttgcatcgacaactgcatgctctactggggagatgatgagaagttagaagagtgtcgattctgcaagaagccacgattcaaaccgcaaggacgaggacgtaatagggtaccgtaccaaaggatgtggtacctaccaattaccgacagattgaaaagattgtaccaatctgaggagactgctggaaaaatgagatggcatgccgagcatactcagacggatggtgagatgactcatccatcagatgcaagagcttggaaacattttaacaaaatatatccacAATTCTCTAGCAATAGCCGAAATGTGTATATGGGATTATGCACGGACGGATTTAGTCCCTTCggtatgtcagggagacaatattcattgtggccagtctttatgacgccatacaacctgcctccagatatgtgcatgcaacgggagtttctgttcttgaccatattaatacctggtccgaaccatccaaaaaggtctctggatgtctttctacagccactgataaaagagttgaaagatttgtggtcaacaggggtgaggacgtacgactgctcaacgaagacaaattttacgatgcgagcgatgcttttgtggaccataagtgactttcctgcttatgggatgttgtctgggtggactacacatgggagattatcttgtccatattgtaatggaacgacagatgcatttcagctgaagaacggtaggaagacaagttggttcgattgtcaccggcgatttcttcccattaatcatccttatcgaagaaacaggaaattgtttaggcagaaaagggttgtgagagacactcctcctccgtatttaactggagaacaaattgaacagcaaatcgattactacggagctcaagaaacagttcgttgtggtggtaattggcatgttcccggTAATATGCCTGATTATTATGGAGTTCAGCACAACTGGCataagaagagtatattttgggagttgccgtattggaaggatcttcttttgcgccacaacctagatgtgatgcatattgagaagaatttttttgagaacatcatgaatacaatattgaatgttccagggaagacaaaagacaatcaaaaatcgaggttggacttgcctgatatttgctcaagacccgagttacatataaaaagcaATGGACAAGTTCCTGTACCggtattcagattgtcttcagaacaaaagtcggtcttgttcaactgggttgcatcagcagtgaagtttcctgatgggtatgtttcaaacctctctagatgtgttgaaaagggccaaaagttctccgggatgaagagtcatgattgtcatgtctttatgcaaagactacttccctttgcatttgcggagctacttccaacaaaagtacatgaagcacttgcag ccattggagcatttttcagggactTGAGCACTCGCACTCTTAAAGAGGATGTCGTAGAACAACTTCACGAGAACATTCcaatcttattgtgcaacttggagatgatatttcctccctcattttttgacgtcatggagcatttagctgtccacctcccgtatgaggcattgcttcgagGACCAGTACAttatggatggatgtatcagtatgagcgggccatgaaatatttgaagggaaaggcAAAAAACCtcgcaaaggttgaaggttctataattgctggaagtttgacggaagaaacatctcacttcacatcgtactactttgcaccTAATGTACGGACCCGACAAAGAGCTccaagaagatatgatgatggtggtgttgccccaacatatgcagttgctggtgttccggatatctttagccagattgggcgaaTGGGTGGGAAAacgaaagaggtttggtggtcgagtgatgaagacgcccatagtgcacacacttacattctacttaattgtgaggatccatttatgcgctattttgaaag cctatttgttagTCAAGTCCAAGAAGCTATCCCAGGTATATCCACAAGTGAGGTAGATAAAAGGAAAGATCGACACTTTATTaaatggttgaagagtcag gTTGAATATGAGGATCCAGATTATCCCATATGGTTTCACGAATTAGTTCAGGGTCCACTtgcaaaggtcaccacatcaccAATGTATTTCTCACGAGGCTTTACTTTTCATACGTACGAGTATGGTAAACACCGGGCGACCAGCAATTATGGAATTTGTGTGAAAGgcgaaaccgatttctacgggatcttgcaggagattattgaagtggaattccctgggttattgaagctgaaatgcgtcatattcaaatgtgactggttcgaccccgtggtcaacagaggtgttcgatttaacaaattcggtgtagttgctgtcaatggtggacggaggtacaacaaattcgagcctttcatattAGCTTCGCAAGCAGACCAAGTTAGCTTCCTACCATACCCGAGGTTGCGAGAATCTGGAATAAGTTGGTTAGCTGTTATCAAAGTTACACCCCGTGGACGAATAAtcggtggagaagaaccacctttgcaagaagaacacatcaatgaagtcgaagaacctgaacaacaaatggaAGACATCctactcattgatccgcataatcatgagtatgaagatcttcccgacGATACCACTGACGATGCTGTTGaggacgagtttaatgaaagtgatgatgtttctagtgttgaagagaatgatgatgtatctgaatga
- the LOC108846023 gene encoding uncharacterized protein LOC108846023: MHCFPWKSVITSPCVSHVHSLRHFNKHFQGAKSRTFLRTRFHSDTRVDVAAVSTTTSCFKSLNPTQQNQIHLYVDTLLQWNQKMNLTATKEADEVMERHIEDSLAILPPIRTCYNLQSSDQISLIDVGSGAGLPGLVLAIACPDWRVTLLESLNKRCVFLEHVVTVTGLSNVKIVRGRAESCGHDVMYREKFDVAIARAVAEMRVLAEYCLPLVRIGGLFVAAKGHDPKEEVKNAENAVRMLGGSILQISPVDSHSPYGQRTTVVCRKDHSTPQKYPREAGTPSKLPL; this comes from the exons atgcattgcTTTCCCTGGAAGAGTGTAATAACGAGCCCATGCGTGTCACATGTTCATTCTCTGAGACATTTTAACAAACACTTTCAAGGCGCAAAATCGCGCACATTTCTTCGCACTAGATTTCACTCCGACACCCGCGTCGATGTCGCCGCCGTAAGCACGACAACATCATGTTTTAAAAGCCTCAATCCCACCCAACAGAACCAAATTCATCTCTACGTCGATACCCTTCTCCAATGGAACCAG AAAATGAATCTCACGGCAACGAAAGAAGCTGATGAAGTCATGGAGAGGCATATTGAAGATTCTCTTGCGATATTGCCTCCTATAAGGACTTGTTACAACTTGCAGTCCAGTGACCAAATCAGTTTAATTGATGTTGGAAGTGGTGCAGGTCTTCCTGGGTTGGTTCTAGCAATTGCTTGTCCAG ATTGGAGAGTTACTCTACTGGAGTCTCTAAATAAGCGTTGTGTTTTCTTGGAGCACGTCGTTACTGTCACTGGGCTATCAAATGTTAAAATCGTTAGGGGCAGAGCAGAG AGTTGTGGGCACGATGTTATGTACAGAGAGAAGTTTGATGTGGCTATTGCAAGAGCTGTCGCGGAGATGAGAGTCTTAG CTGAATATTGTCTTCCTCTGGTTCGGATTGGTGGATTGTTTGTAGCTGCTAAGGGTCATGACCCTAAG GAGGAAGTTAAAAACGCAGAAAATGCGGTTCGCATGTTGGGTGGTTCCATATTACAAATTAGTCCAG TGGATTCACATAGCCCATATGGACAACGAACAACTGTTGTATGTCGTAAAGATCATTCCACCCCACAAAAGTATCCCCGTGAAGCAGGTACTCCTTCTAAATTACCCTTGTAA
- the LOC108846347 gene encoding protein JINGUBANG produces the protein MIRCHETQEEGDWSHEDHQISISQALHQCIATLVGHTSSYISSLTLAGKRLYTGSNDGVVRLWNASTLETLAEATSNGDVITGERGDGGAVKSLVILADKLFTAHQDQKIRVWKINDVVVGAEASNKKYMHIATMPTMSDRLAKCLMPNNQVQIRRHKKASWVHHVDAVSGLALSRDGTLLYSVSWDRTLKIWRTTDFKCLESITNAHDDAINAVELSENGDIYTGSSDRKIKVWRKNLDEEKKKRKNHYLVATLSDHDSGINALALSSYNLLYSGGSDGSILVWERNDEGGDIAVIGVLRGHMESVLCLAVVSDIVCSGSADKTVRLWKCSSTDYSCLAVLEGHGGPVKCLTGAIRDSGTQSEASYHIYSGGLDSQVKVWQILVPTL, from the coding sequence ATGATACGATGCCACGAAacacaagaagaaggagattggTCTCATGAAGATCATCAAATATCTATTTCGCAAGCACTTCATCAATGTATCGCTACTCTTGTTGGTCACACATCCTCTTACATTTCATCTCTAACCCTTGCAGGAAAGAGACTTTACACAGGCTCCAACGACGGAGTTGTAAGATTATGGAATGCAAGCACGTTGGAAACATTAGCCGAAGCGACAAGCAACGGCGATGTAATAACAGGAGAAAGAGGAGACGGAGGAGCAGTGAAGTCTTTGGTAATCTTGGCTGACAAACTCTTCACAGCACATCAAGATCAGAAGATACGTGTCTGGAAGATAAACGACGTCGTTGTAGGAGCAGAAGCtagtaataaaaaatacatgCATATAGCAACGATGCCAACGATGAGTGACCGTTTGGCAAAGTGTTTGATGCCTAACAACCAAGTCCAAATAAGGAGGCACAAGAAAGCTTCTTGGGTTCACCATGTAGACGCGGTTTCAGGTTTAGCCTTGTCAAGAGATGGAACACTACTTTATTCTGTCTCATGGGACCGGACGCTCAAGATCTGGCGAACCACAGATTTTAAATGCCTAGAGTCCATTACAAACGCCCACGACGATGCAATCAATGCTGTTGAACTGTCCGAGAATGGAGATATATACACGGGATCTTCTGACCGGAAAATTAAAGTGTGGAGGAAGAACCTCGAtgaggagaaaaagaaaaggaagaatcATTATTTGGTTGCAACATTGTCAGACCATGATTCGGGTATTAACGCGTTGGCATTAAGCAGTTACAATCTTTTGTATTCGGGTGGATCTGACGGATCAATATTGGTGTGGGAAAGAAACGACGAAGGTGGAGACATTGCTGTTATTGGAGTGCTGAGAGGTCACATGGAGTCTGTTCTTTGCCTTGCTGTTGTTTCAGATATAGTCTGTAGTGGCTCTGCAGATAAGACAGTGAGGCTGTGGAAATGTTCTTCTACGGATTATTCGTGCTTAGCTGTGCTGGAGGGGCATGGAGGACCGGTTAAATGCTTAACTGGAGCCATTCGTGATTCCGGTACACAATCTGAGGCTTCTTATCACATTTACAGTGGAGGACTTGACTCTCAAGTTAAGGTTTGGCAGATTTTGGTACCAACCttgtaa